The Prevotella fusca JCM 17724 genome includes a window with the following:
- a CDS encoding deoxynucleoside kinase yields the protein MHIAIAGNIGAGKTTLTKMLAKRYGWKAHFEPVDNNPYLEDYYKDMTRWSFNLQIYFLNKRFRDVVEISQSTDTIIQDRTIFEDARIFAPNLYDMGLMSERDFKNYTDLFDLMLSLVKLPDLMIYIRCSIPRLIDHIQQRGRDYEQTMRIDYLRGLNQRYEEWIKSYKGHLMIVDGDTTDFQENPQDFKRVTDMIDDRLFGLFPME from the coding sequence ATGCACATAGCAATCGCAGGAAATATTGGAGCAGGCAAGACAACACTTACCAAGATGCTTGCTAAACGTTACGGATGGAAAGCTCACTTTGAGCCAGTTGACAACAATCCGTACTTAGAAGATTACTATAAAGACATGACACGATGGTCTTTCAATCTGCAGATATACTTCCTCAACAAGCGTTTCCGTGACGTTGTAGAGATTTCGCAGTCAACTGATACAATCATCCAAGACCGTACTATTTTTGAGGATGCGCGTATCTTTGCACCTAACCTCTATGACATGGGACTGATGTCAGAACGTGACTTCAAGAATTATACAGACCTGTTCGACCTCATGCTCTCGCTGGTAAAACTGCCAGACTTGATGATTTACATCCGTTGTTCTATCCCACGCCTCATTGACCATATTCAACAACGTGGACGTGATTACGAGCAGACAATGCGAATAGACTATCTCCGTGGTCTTAATCAGCGGTACGAAGAATGGATTAAATCGTATAAAGGGCATCTGATGATTGTTGATGGCGACACAACTGATTTCCAGGAAAACCCGCAAGACTTCAAACGTGTCACTGACATGATTGATGACCGTCTCTTTGGATTGTTCCCGATGGAGTAA
- a CDS encoding deoxynucleoside kinase, with amino-acid sequence MHIAIAGNIGSGKTTLTTMLAKRYGWKPRFESVDYNPYLEDYYKDIKRWSFPMEVFFLKERFKDLLEISRSNESVVQDRSIYEGVYVFTENNYAMGNLDDRDYETYMELFEDMTDAVRFPDLMIYLRSSVSHLVSNIEKRGREYEQKMPLDYLENLNKRYDEFIKEKYKGRVLTIDVDHLDYQHRPKDFGFITDKIDRELFGLF; translated from the coding sequence ATGCACATTGCAATTGCAGGAAACATAGGTAGCGGTAAAACAACACTCACAACCATGCTTGCCAAACGCTATGGCTGGAAGCCAAGGTTTGAGTCAGTAGACTACAATCCCTACCTGGAGGATTATTATAAAGACATAAAACGATGGTCGTTCCCAATGGAAGTGTTCTTCCTGAAGGAGCGTTTCAAGGATCTGCTTGAGATAAGCCGGAGTAACGAGTCGGTTGTACAAGATCGTTCCATCTATGAAGGAGTATACGTTTTTACGGAAAACAACTATGCTATGGGAAACCTTGATGACCGTGACTACGAAACTTATATGGAACTGTTCGAGGACATGACGGATGCTGTCCGTTTCCCCGACCTCATGATTTATCTTCGTTCTTCGGTCAGTCACCTTGTTTCAAACATTGAGAAACGTGGGCGGGAGTATGAACAGAAGATGCCTTTGGACTATCTTGAGAACCTCAACAAGCGTTACGATGAGTTTATCAAAGAAAAATATAAAGGACGTGTTCTGACGATTGATGTCGACCATCTCGACTACCAACACCGCCCGAAAGACTTTGGTTTCATTACTGACAAGATAGACAGGGAACTGTTCGGCTTGTTTTAA
- a CDS encoding alkaline phosphatase family protein, giving the protein MKKLLFLVAGLLIATATNAQIQRPKLVVGLVVDQMRWDYLYYYYNEYGNDGLRRLIDQGFSYENTHINYAPTVTAIGHSSVYTGSVPAITGIAGNYFYQDDKSVYCCGDKTVKSVGSDSSEGQMSPRRMLASTIGDELQIATDFRSKVIGVALKDRASILPAGHAADGAYWWDTSAGRFVTSTFYMDKLPQWVEDFNAKNHTSPKFDIKGSPQGVTMTFKMAEAALRNEKLGKGKDTDMLTVSVSSTDIIGHRFSTRGKENYDVYMQLDKDLAQFLKVLDKEVGEGNYLLFLTADHGAAHNYNYMREHRIPAGGWDYKQTVKGLNEHLQGKFGISPVMGEDNYQFYLNDSVISAAGLKKQVVIDESVDWLKKDPQFLYVFDEEKVSETTMPQWTKERMENGYFRGRSGEIGVVTRPQFFGGKDSPDFRGTQHGQPFPYDTHIPFVLFGWNVKHGSTSIETHIVDIAPTVCAMLHIQMPNGCIGKARNQF; this is encoded by the coding sequence ATGAAGAAACTGCTTTTTCTTGTAGCTGGACTGCTGATTGCTACAGCTACCAATGCACAGATACAACGACCAAAGCTGGTTGTTGGTCTTGTTGTCGACCAAATGCGTTGGGACTATCTCTACTACTATTACAATGAATATGGTAACGATGGTTTGCGACGATTAATCGACCAAGGTTTCTCTTATGAGAACACACATATCAACTATGCGCCAACAGTAACTGCTATTGGACATAGTTCTGTCTACACAGGGTCGGTTCCAGCAATAACGGGTATTGCCGGAAACTACTTTTATCAAGATGACAAGAGTGTCTATTGCTGCGGTGATAAGACCGTTAAAAGTGTCGGTTCAGACAGTTCTGAAGGGCAGATGAGCCCACGACGCATGCTTGCGTCTACGATTGGAGATGAACTCCAGATAGCCACAGACTTCCGCTCAAAGGTGATAGGTGTGGCTTTGAAGGACCGTGCATCAATTCTTCCTGCAGGGCATGCTGCTGATGGTGCTTACTGGTGGGATACATCGGCAGGACGCTTTGTTACTTCTACATTCTACATGGATAAGCTGCCACAGTGGGTTGAAGACTTCAATGCGAAGAACCATACCTCCCCCAAGTTTGATATCAAGGGCTCTCCGCAGGGTGTGACCATGACATTCAAGATGGCTGAAGCAGCATTGAGAAATGAGAAACTTGGCAAGGGAAAAGACACGGATATGCTCACAGTGAGCGTTTCATCAACAGATATTATCGGACATAGATTCTCCACACGTGGCAAAGAGAACTATGATGTATATATGCAGTTAGACAAGGACTTGGCACAGTTTCTTAAAGTTCTTGATAAGGAAGTGGGCGAAGGTAATTACCTGCTTTTCCTTACGGCCGATCATGGCGCTGCCCACAATTACAACTATATGCGTGAGCATCGTATTCCAGCTGGTGGCTGGGACTATAAACAGACGGTAAAAGGTCTCAACGAACATCTGCAAGGAAAGTTCGGTATAAGCCCGGTAATGGGTGAAGATAATTACCAGTTCTATCTCAACGACTCAGTGATTTCAGCAGCAGGGTTGAAGAAACAGGTGGTGATTGACGAGTCTGTAGACTGGTTGAAGAAAGACCCACAGTTCCTTTACGTTTTTGATGAAGAGAAAGTCTCCGAAACAACAATGCCTCAATGGACTAAGGAACGCATGGAAAACGGTTACTTCCGTGGTCGTTCGGGTGAAATCGGTGTTGTTACACGTCCGCAGTTCTTTGGCGGAAAGGACTCACCTGATTTTCGCGGAACACAACATGGGCAGCCATTCCCATACGACACACACATCCCGTTCGTACTCTTCGGATGGAACGTAAAACATGGCTCAACCAGCATTGAGACACATATCGTAGATATTGCACCGACGGTCTGTGCTATGCTACATATTCAGATGCCCAATGGTTGTATAGGTAAGGCAAGAAATCAATTTTAA
- a CDS encoding transposase, whose amino-acid sequence MKLCKAAFSAEDGAKLNKSIQTNVMEMLFLLMVIPRRCNFTQMGRYGNRGEQCYRQTAERSVNWLEMNMWLSAFAFKEGKGRNAIVIDPSFIKKSGKQTPYVGTFWSGCAGAVKHGLEILGIGVIDVDLHECMMLKVVQTTLEKGEQKNEMSLYDWYAKALEDDIVRLQRICKVLVADSAFSRRSFIDKVMKMGFHVVSRLRHDAALFYTWDGEPTGKPGRPRVKGDKIDVRNIDMSKVEMLELEETSGKVYALKAWCKSLHRVVSLVIHELPNGSRRLYFCTDESMDGRDVVEYYTTRFQEEFCFRDAKQFLGLTDCQARDKRKLDFAFNSSFTALNVAKIMCKELGTSIGRLKAQMVNAYYAQRIIDVFEKNPNTTLNKESINEIFSFDTDAA is encoded by the coding sequence ATGAAGCTCTGCAAAGCAGCATTTAGTGCTGAAGATGGAGCAAAGTTAAACAAAAGTATTCAGACAAACGTCATGGAAATGCTTTTTCTTTTGATGGTCATCCCAAGGAGATGCAATTTCACGCAGATGGGACGCTATGGCAATCGTGGCGAGCAGTGCTATCGGCAGACGGCAGAGCGCAGCGTGAACTGGCTCGAGATGAATATGTGGCTGAGTGCTTTCGCCTTCAAGGAGGGTAAGGGTCGCAATGCCATTGTCATCGATCCAAGTTTCATAAAGAAGTCCGGGAAGCAGACCCCATACGTGGGTACGTTCTGGTCCGGCTGTGCAGGTGCTGTAAAGCACGGTCTTGAGATCCTCGGTATCGGTGTGATAGACGTGGACCTGCATGAGTGTATGATGCTCAAGGTCGTGCAGACCACATTGGAAAAAGGTGAGCAGAAAAACGAGATGAGCCTGTACGACTGGTATGCCAAGGCATTGGAGGACGACATAGTAAGGCTGCAGCGTATCTGCAAGGTTCTTGTTGCCGACTCAGCCTTCTCCAGAAGGTCTTTCATCGACAAGGTAATGAAGATGGGATTCCATGTTGTGAGCCGCCTGCGTCATGACGCAGCCTTGTTCTACACATGGGACGGGGAACCCACGGGAAAGCCCGGCCGTCCCCGTGTCAAAGGTGACAAGATTGACGTGAGGAACATTGATATGTCTAAAGTCGAAATGCTTGAGCTGGAGGAGACCTCCGGCAAGGTCTATGCGCTCAAGGCATGGTGCAAGTCCTTGCACAGGGTCGTTTCGCTTGTCATCCACGAGTTGCCTAATGGCAGTCGGCGCTTGTATTTCTGTACGGATGAGAGCATGGACGGACGCGATGTGGTGGAGTATTACACCACACGTTTCCAAGAGGAGTTCTGCTTTCGCGACGCAAAGCAGTTCCTCGGCCTTACAGATTGTCAGGCACGCGACAAGAGAAAACTTGACTTTGCCTTCAACTCTTCATTCACGGCACTCAATGTGGCCAAAATCATGTGCAAGGAGCTTGGCACGTCCATCGGTCGACTTAAAGCGCAGATGGTCAATGCCTACTATGCGCAACGAATTATTGACGTGTTCGAGAAGAACCCGAACACGACATTAAATAAAGAAAGTATTAATGAGATATTTAGTTTCGATACTGACGCAGCATAA
- a CDS encoding IS1380 family transposase produces MTKVAIKNENIISFGGIYHIMDVFSKLGFEKLTESVLGRRGCSGKAFSHGSILGSLFFSYLCGGDCLEDINALTGQFRQRPGTLLSGADTVGRGLKELAEENIVYRSETSGKSYSFNTAEKLNTLLLRMIRRMGLIKAGSHVDLDFDHQFVPAHKFDAKYSYKQDFDYFPGWASIGGIIVGGENRDGNTDVKFHQEDTLRRIMDRVTSELGVVIERFRADCGSFSKEIIRTVEPRCNTFYIRAANCGSRHEDFRQLEEWKSVEVGYERYDVTSVSMDDLIEGKSYRLVVQRTPLKDKHGREQTDMFGVIYTYRCILTNNRTSAEKDIITFYNERGASEKNFDIQNNDFGWAHLPFSFMAENMVFMMVTAMLKNFYLYLIRNISEKVKPLKKTSRLKAFILHFVSVPAKWVRTGRRNVLNLYTNKAYYSEVFLE; encoded by the coding sequence ATGACAAAGGTAGCAATTAAAAACGAGAATATCATTTCCTTCGGAGGAATTTATCACATCATGGACGTTTTTTCAAAGCTGGGCTTTGAAAAACTTACCGAATCCGTGTTGGGCAGACGCGGATGCAGCGGCAAGGCATTCAGCCATGGAAGCATCCTGGGCTCTCTCTTCTTCAGCTACCTTTGCGGTGGGGATTGCCTTGAGGACATCAATGCGCTTACAGGGCAGTTCAGGCAGAGACCTGGTACGCTGTTATCCGGTGCCGACACCGTGGGGCGCGGACTGAAGGAGCTTGCCGAAGAGAATATTGTCTACAGGAGCGAAACCTCCGGAAAGTCCTACAGTTTCAACACTGCAGAGAAGCTGAACACCTTACTTTTACGGATGATACGGAGAATGGGACTTATAAAGGCGGGAAGCCATGTTGACCTGGACTTTGACCACCAGTTTGTTCCTGCCCACAAGTTCGATGCAAAGTATTCCTACAAGCAGGATTTTGACTATTTCCCGGGCTGGGCTTCCATCGGGGGCATCATAGTCGGAGGTGAGAACCGTGACGGAAACACCGATGTGAAATTCCATCAGGAGGACACGCTTCGTCGCATTATGGACCGTGTGACCTCCGAGCTTGGTGTGGTGATAGAGCGTTTCCGTGCCGACTGCGGGTCGTTCTCGAAGGAAATCATCCGAACCGTAGAGCCGCGCTGCAACACGTTCTATATACGTGCTGCCAACTGCGGCAGCCGACACGAGGACTTCCGCCAGCTGGAAGAATGGAAGAGCGTTGAGGTTGGTTATGAGAGATACGATGTCACCTCCGTCAGCATGGACGACCTCATCGAAGGAAAGTCATACAGGCTTGTCGTACAGCGTACTCCCTTGAAAGACAAGCACGGCAGGGAACAGACGGATATGTTCGGAGTGATATACACATACCGCTGTATCCTTACCAACAACCGGACATCTGCCGAGAAGGACATCATTACATTCTACAATGAACGTGGAGCGAGCGAAAAGAACTTCGACATACAGAACAATGACTTCGGCTGGGCACATCTGCCCTTTTCCTTTATGGCTGAGAACATGGTTTTCATGATGGTTACTGCCATGCTGAAGAACTTCTATCTCTATCTCATCCGTAATATCAGCGAGAAGGTCAAGCCGTTGAAAAAGACAAGCAGGCTGAAAGCCTTTATCCTGCATTTTGTCAGCGTACCGGCAAAATGGGTGAGAACAGGAAGGCGGAACGTTCTGAACCTGTATACAAATAAAGCATACTATTCTGAAGTATTCCTTGAATAA
- a CDS encoding DUF4372 domain-containing protein: MSKSTHSIGQPLYAQLLNYFNRDEIFSLSQALGGEHYIKKFDAWHHLVVMLYAVMMRLDSLREIKTSLFANVNRFNHLGLKHFPCRSTLSDANKRRDSEIFGSIYMDLYEKYRHELYSDSRNCGQPKWLKNLKIIDSTTTSLFSNLVFKGVGRNPKTGKKKGGIKVHTEIFANENVPSDIKFTSAAGHDQFALIPERYANEELIAFDRAYINY; the protein is encoded by the coding sequence ATGAGCAAAAGTACACATTCTATCGGACAGCCGCTATATGCTCAACTGTTAAACTATTTTAATCGTGATGAAATCTTCTCTCTGAGCCAAGCCCTGGGAGGTGAGCACTATATAAAGAAGTTTGACGCATGGCATCATCTTGTCGTCATGCTTTATGCAGTAATGATGCGTTTAGACTCTCTGCGTGAGATAAAGACCTCTCTCTTTGCTAATGTTAATCGCTTTAATCATCTTGGTTTAAAGCATTTTCCTTGTCGAAGTACCTTGTCAGATGCAAACAAACGTCGAGATTCTGAGATATTCGGTTCGATCTATATGGACTTATATGAGAAATACCGCCATGAGCTTTACTCGGACAGCCGAAATTGTGGACAGCCCAAATGGCTGAAGAATCTGAAGATAATAGATTCTACGACAACAAGTCTGTTTTCTAACCTGGTCTTTAAAGGTGTAGGACGTAATCCCAAAACAGGTAAGAAAAAGGGTGGAATAAAAGTACATACAGAGATATTTGCCAATGAGAATGTTCCAAGCGATATCAAGTTCACATCCGCAGCTGGTCATGACCAATTTGCACTTATTCCGGAACGGTACGCCAATGAGGAGCTGATTGCTTTTGACAGGGCCTATATCAACTATTAA
- a CDS encoding transposase gives MTQKGVIYVTKMKSNLSFERIADTDYEMTTDYGAVRVENILFHKHTKEKDIYHKARKITYQDKTKKGKIRLISLLTNDSQMSAEDIIAIYKKRWQIETLFKQIKQNFPLRYFYGESANAIKIQIWITLIANLLITLVKNKIKRPWSFSGLATMIRILLMSYVSIQGFFEQPHKDWDRLITQVKAPPEELSLF, from the coding sequence CTGACGCAAAAAGGCGTTATATATGTAACTAAGATGAAAAGTAATCTTAGCTTTGAAAGAATTGCCGATACGGATTATGAGATGACTACGGATTATGGAGCTGTACGTGTAGAAAACATTCTCTTCCATAAGCATACAAAGGAAAAAGATATCTACCATAAAGCAAGAAAAATCACATATCAGGATAAGACTAAGAAAGGGAAAATCAGATTAATATCTCTGCTGACCAATGATTCTCAGATGTCGGCAGAAGATATTATAGCCATCTATAAGAAACGATGGCAAATAGAGACCTTATTCAAGCAAATAAAACAGAATTTCCCGCTAAGATACTTCTATGGAGAGAGTGCGAATGCTATAAAAATACAGATATGGATTACGCTTATAGCCAATCTGCTTATAACACTAGTGAAGAACAAAATAAAGAGACCCTGGAGCTTCTCAGGCTTGGCAACAATGATAAGGATTCTACTCATGAGTTATGTCTCAATACAAGGATTCTTTGAGCAGCCACATAAAGATTGGGATAGATTGATTACCCAGGTAAAAGCCCCGCCAGAAGAGCTGTCATTATTCTAG
- the tamL gene encoding translocation and assembly module lipoprotein TamL, which yields MSFSRLHRLFTSLLIALIMLVVMACSSEKFIPEGQYLLDKVELRSDQKDVNSSLLMQYVRQKGNSRWFSLFKIPLGTYAMAGQDTTKWINRTLRRMGEEPVLYDTLQARLSCEDLAVAMQNMGYMNASVDLDRKVKGKKVTAVYRLHPGEPYIIDHFNYDIDDSIIAKVLSPHLMSDTERPRQFTVTSLDDERKRLTRILNDSGFYRFHKDFMYYTADSTQGRQHVNVTLHLMKYVENSNANPTLHPRYVINNVNFIPGDATGFHLRKGVLEDNTLIEKGKYFSATDLQKTYNNFSRLGAVRYTSINFREVPRYDSLVIGKSFAYTTSSTHYLDADIQVSNNKPNTISFQPEGTNTAGDFGAAAVLSYQNRNLFRGSEHLSLEFRAAFEAIKGLEGYKNSNYEEYSIQARLQFPRFLAPFISKNFRRRSNATSEVTVGWNLQNRPEFYRRVFSSAWRYHWTNPVHHLTYDFDLLNLSYVYMPWISETFKRDYLDNATTRNAILRYNYQDLFIMRTGFGVHYSSSSHAFRAKAELAGNLLNGLSSIFKFKENSQGKRTLFNIAYAQYAKFDFDYTQMLHFDDRNSLALHGGFGIAVPYGNSTVLPFEKRYFSGGANSVRGWSVRELGPGKFRGVDGRIDFINQTGDMKLDLNAEYRTHLFWKLDGAAFIDAGNIWTIRNYEDQPGGQFRFKDFYKQLAVAYGLGLRLNFDYFILRFDGGMKAINPAYTSTEEHYALWHPNLKRDFTFHFAVGLPF from the coding sequence ATGTCGTTTTCAAGATTACATAGGTTATTTACATCGCTTCTTATTGCTCTGATTATGCTTGTTGTCATGGCATGTTCATCAGAGAAATTCATTCCAGAAGGACAATACCTGTTGGATAAAGTTGAATTGCGTTCTGACCAAAAGGATGTGAATTCATCTCTTTTAATGCAGTATGTACGTCAGAAAGGCAACTCACGTTGGTTCTCACTTTTCAAGATTCCATTGGGGACCTATGCAATGGCGGGACAGGACACAACAAAGTGGATTAACAGAACGTTGCGCAGAATGGGTGAAGAGCCTGTATTATATGATACACTACAGGCACGTTTATCCTGTGAGGATCTGGCTGTTGCGATGCAGAACATGGGCTATATGAATGCCTCGGTTGACCTTGACAGAAAGGTCAAGGGAAAGAAAGTGACAGCTGTTTACAGGCTTCATCCGGGTGAACCTTACATCATTGACCATTTCAATTATGACATAGATGATTCAATCATAGCAAAGGTGCTTTCTCCTCATCTCATGTCAGATACGGAACGTCCACGCCAGTTTACTGTCACATCGTTGGATGATGAGCGCAAACGTCTTACCCGTATCCTGAATGACTCGGGATTCTATCGTTTTCATAAGGACTTCATGTATTACACTGCCGATTCTACCCAAGGCAGGCAACATGTAAATGTAACACTGCACTTGATGAAATATGTTGAGAACAGCAACGCCAATCCAACACTGCATCCACGGTATGTTATCAATAATGTAAACTTTATTCCCGGCGATGCCACGGGCTTTCATCTTCGGAAAGGTGTTCTTGAAGATAACACTTTGATAGAAAAAGGAAAGTATTTCTCAGCAACTGACCTACAGAAGACTTATAACAACTTCTCACGCCTTGGTGCTGTACGCTACACGAGCATCAACTTTCGGGAAGTTCCCCGTTATGATAGTCTGGTTATTGGAAAGTCATTCGCTTATACAACATCCTCTACACATTATCTGGATGCAGATATTCAGGTTTCCAATAATAAGCCCAACACTATCTCTTTCCAGCCGGAAGGAACGAATACAGCAGGCGACTTCGGTGCTGCAGCAGTTCTTTCTTACCAGAATCGTAACCTCTTCCGAGGCAGTGAACATTTAAGTCTGGAGTTTCGTGCAGCTTTTGAAGCAATCAAAGGTCTGGAGGGTTATAAGAATAGTAACTATGAGGAGTATAGCATACAGGCACGCCTGCAGTTCCCTCGCTTCCTGGCTCCTTTCATATCCAAGAACTTCAGGAGGAGGAGTAATGCCACCTCGGAAGTTACTGTAGGCTGGAATCTACAGAACCGACCAGAGTTCTATCGCCGGGTATTCTCTTCAGCATGGAGGTATCATTGGACAAATCCTGTACACCATCTGACATATGACTTTGATCTCCTTAATCTCAGTTATGTATATATGCCGTGGATAAGCGAGACTTTCAAACGTGATTATCTTGATAATGCAACAACACGTAATGCTATTCTTCGATATAATTATCAGGATCTGTTCATTATGCGTACAGGTTTCGGAGTCCATTATAGCAGCTCCAGCCATGCTTTCAGGGCAAAAGCGGAACTGGCAGGAAACCTTTTAAACGGGTTGAGTAGTATATTCAAGTTCAAGGAGAACAGTCAGGGAAAGCGGACACTGTTTAATATTGCCTATGCGCAATATGCAAAGTTCGATTTTGATTATACGCAGATGTTACACTTTGATGACCGTAATTCTTTAGCTTTGCATGGTGGATTCGGTATAGCTGTTCCTTATGGCAACAGTACTGTACTCCCATTTGAGAAGCGTTATTTTTCCGGCGGCGCCAACTCTGTGCGTGGTTGGAGTGTGAGAGAGTTGGGACCAGGTAAATTCCGTGGAGTTGACGGGCGAATAGACTTCATCAATCAGACGGGTGATATGAAGCTCGACTTGAATGCTGAATATCGTACTCATCTGTTCTGGAAACTTGATGGTGCAGCCTTCATAGATGCTGGAAACATCTGGACCATTCGCAACTATGAGGATCAACCTGGCGGACAGTTCCGCTTCAAGGACTTCTATAAGCAGCTGGCTGTCGCGTACGGTCTCGGTCTACGTTTGAACTTTGACTATTTCATTCTTCGTTTTGACGGTGGCATGAAGGCAATTAATCCAGCCTATACAAGTACGGAAGAGCATTATGCCTTATGGCATCCGAATCTGAAACGCGACTTTACGTTCCATTTTGCGGTCGGACTTCCGTTCTAA
- a CDS encoding RNA methyltransferase — translation MISKNKIKLIRSLETKKGREKAGLFVAEGPKVVHDLLHEGFVAEEILEDIEDIKKVSFLQHPQPVLGVFQMPTEDKVNSNDSSNTYNEQIDNQLVLALDGVQDPGNLGTIIRIADWFGIENIFCSHETADCWNPKVVQATMGSIARVKLHYLDLNKLIEHLPTGYPVYATLLDGNNIYGQPLTQHGMIVMGNEGKGISPMLRTKINRKLLIPNYPPERETAESLNVAIATSIVCAEFRRR, via the coding sequence GTGATATCAAAGAATAAGATAAAACTTATCCGCTCTCTCGAGACGAAGAAAGGACGGGAGAAAGCCGGACTATTTGTGGCAGAAGGACCAAAAGTTGTCCATGACCTGCTACACGAGGGATTTGTGGCAGAAGAGATTCTGGAAGATATCGAAGACATCAAAAAAGTCTCATTCCTCCAGCATCCACAGCCTGTACTGGGTGTTTTCCAGATGCCTACAGAAGACAAGGTGAATTCAAATGATTCCTCCAACACATATAACGAACAGATTGATAACCAACTTGTTCTTGCACTTGACGGTGTGCAAGATCCTGGCAACCTTGGAACTATCATAAGAATTGCTGATTGGTTTGGGATTGAAAACATATTCTGTTCGCACGAGACAGCAGACTGCTGGAACCCAAAGGTTGTTCAGGCTACGATGGGAAGCATTGCAAGAGTAAAGTTACATTACTTGGACTTAAACAAGCTGATAGAACATCTCCCCACCGGCTATCCTGTTTACGCCACCCTTCTTGACGGCAATAACATCTACGGTCAGCCACTCACCCAACATGGCATGATTGTAATGGGAAATGAGGGGAAAGGTATATCACCAATGCTTCGGACAAAGATTAACCGCAAGTTACTGATTCCTAATTATCCACCAGAGCGTGAAACAGCAGAGTCTTTGAATGTTGCAATCGCCACATCTATTGTCTGTGCAGAATTCAGAAGAAGATAA
- the hisC gene encoding histidinol-phosphate transaminase, with product MTDLDKLVRPNIREFLSCTNARTEQPTGQFRQIMLDANENPYNKPFNRYPSDSQEELKTQLAKLKGVTDNEIFLSNGSTEAIDMCYRIFCQPRVDNVVAIEPTCGLYRQFAAFNDVEYRPVLLDYDFQLDAIRLLKTCDRHTKLIWLCSPNTPNGNLLDTVEVEKVLKTFNGIVIIDEAYSDFSRQQPFRERLAEFPNMIVLNTFSKAWANAAIRLGVTCAQEAVIDLFNKVKYPYNINQLTQEQAVDALKHRYDIEDWIKILLLERQRMMKAFESLACCEQVYPSNANFFLARMKDAQGVYDYLTEKGIVVHNCFKEPLCDNCLRITIGAKAENAEILGILRYYKPTK from the coding sequence ATGACAGACTTAGATAAATTGGTCCGACCTAATATCCGAGAGTTCCTCTCTTGTACAAATGCAAGAACAGAACAGCCCACCGGGCAATTCCGGCAAATCATGCTTGATGCCAATGAAAATCCATATAACAAGCCGTTCAACCGTTATCCATCTGACTCACAGGAAGAATTAAAAACACAGCTTGCAAAGTTGAAGGGTGTTACAGATAATGAGATTTTTCTCAGCAATGGCTCAACAGAAGCTATTGACATGTGCTATCGCATCTTCTGTCAGCCTCGGGTTGACAATGTTGTTGCCATTGAACCTACATGCGGATTGTACCGACAGTTTGCAGCATTCAATGATGTTGAGTATCGTCCAGTTCTCTTAGATTATGATTTTCAGTTGGATGCGATACGACTTCTTAAAACTTGTGACAGACATACGAAGTTGATTTGGCTTTGTTCGCCTAATACACCAAATGGAAACTTATTGGATACTGTGGAAGTAGAGAAGGTTCTAAAAACATTCAATGGTATTGTAATTATTGATGAAGCATATTCCGACTTCTCCCGTCAGCAGCCTTTCCGTGAACGGCTGGCAGAGTTCCCAAACATGATAGTTCTCAATACTTTCTCAAAAGCATGGGCCAATGCAGCTATCCGCTTAGGTGTTACATGCGCACAGGAAGCTGTCATTGACTTATTCAACAAGGTAAAGTATCCTTATAACATCAATCAGCTTACACAGGAGCAAGCCGTTGATGCCCTCAAACACCGTTATGACATAGAAGACTGGATAAAAATTCTGCTGCTGGAACGCCAACGTATGATGAAAGCCTTTGAGAGTCTGGCTTGCTGCGAGCAGGTTTATCCATCAAATGCTAATTTCTTTCTGGCTCGGATGAAGGATGCACAAGGCGTGTATGACTATCTTACGGAAAAAGGTATTGTGGTACATAATTGCTTCAAAGAACCATTGTGCGACAACTGTTTGCGAATAACAATAGGGGCAAAAGCCGAAAATGCAGAAATTCTTGGAATTCTCAGATATTATAAGCCTACAAAGTAG